The DNA sequence TAATCTCCGAGCCTTGGGGATAGATATCCAAGGGATCGACGACGAGGACGAAAAAAAAGGAGACGATTCCTCTTCTCGTGTTTCCGGAGAATCGGTCTCCTCCGACTCAGGGGGCGGGGGAGATCCTGTCAGGATGTACCTTCGGGAAATCGGCACCATCCCTCTGTTGAATCAACCTCAAGAGGTGGAACTGGCTAAGAGGATAGAGATGGGGGACGACGAGGCCAAATCTCAGCTGATAGAGGCCAACCTTCGTCTGGTAGTCAGTATCGCTAAGAAATATATGGGCCGTGGTATGCTCTTTCTGGATCTAATACAGGAAGGTAATCTTGGGCTCATAAGGGCCGTAGAGAAGTTTGATTATTCTAGAGGATATAAGTTTAGTACATACGCTACCTGGTGGATTCGACAGGCCATCACCAGGGCAATAGCGGACCAGGCTAGGACCATAAGAATACCGGTCCATATGGTGGAGACCATCAACAAAGTGATGAGAGCCTCTCGTAATCTAGTTCAGAGCTTGGGAAGAGAGCCCACCGACGAGGAAATCGCAGCGGAGATGGGTATAGAACCGGCCAAGGTAGTCCAGATAAGAAAGGTCGCTCAGGAACCCATATCCTTGGAATCCCCGGTAGGGGAGGAAGACGACAGCGAGCTGGGAGACTTTATAGAGGATAAGGACATGATAAGTCCAGACGACTCCACCTCAATGGAGTTCCTGAGGGATCAGTTGGACGATGTCCTTGAGGGACTTACCGACAGGGAGAAGCAGGTTCTCCGACTTCGATTCGGTTTTGACGACGGTCAATGCTACACTCTGGAGGATGTCGGTCGTCGATTCGGAGTCACCAGAGAGAGGATTCGTCAGATAGAGGCGAAAGCATTGAGAAAACTTCGTCATCCAAGTCGGAGCGTTACTTTGAGAGATTACATGTCTTGATTCTTTGGGGGGCCCATGGCTATCAGATTGGATAAATTTTTAAAACTTGCCAGATTGGTTAAGAGAAGGACTGTAGCCCAGGAGATGGTGGAAGCTGGCGCAGTGAGGATAGATGGTAGGAAAGTTAAACCATCGTCGGACGTGAAGGTCGGTTCCACCCTTGAGGTGGCCTTTCCCCGCAGGCTTCTGGTAGTGGAGGTCTTAGTGGACGAGGAGACTGTCTTGAAGAGACGGGGCTGCGAGCCTTACAGCTTGATAGAGGATAAAAGGGTGGATCCAGAGACTAAGCTTTGGGATCGATAGTTATTTACTTGCAGGATTGGGAGGTAGTCGCATGAGCACCATAGTTGGAATACACGGCAGAGAAATTCTCGATTCGAGGGGAAACCCGACGATAGAGGTGGAGGTTGCGCTGGAATGTGGCGTGATAGGCAGGGCTGCCGTTCCCTCGGGAGCTTCTACTGGAACCTTCGAGGCGGTGGAATTGAGGGACGGAGGCAGCCGCTATATGGGAAAGGGGGTCCTTAAGGCGGTCGAGAACGTCAACGAGAGGATCGCTTCGGAGATCGTCGGAATGGACGTCTCGGAACAGTCCTATATAGACGGTTCCATGATCGATCTGGATGGAACTCCCAACAAGGGAGATCTCGGTGCCAATGCCATCCTGGGAGTGTCTCTGGCGGTAGCTAGAGCCGCTTCCGATTACTACGACATGCCTCTTTGGGGGTATATCGGTGGGTTAGGTCCTTTCACCCTCCCGACCCCCATGATGAACGTCATCAATGGAGGTGCACACGCCGACAATAACCTGGATATTCAGGAATTCATGGTGATGCCTTACGGCGCATCTAGTTTTTCCGAGGCTCTCAGGATGAACGTAGAGATATACCATACCTTGAAGAAGATGCTCAAGGAAAAGGGCTACTCCACGTCACTGGGAGACGAGGGAGGCTTCGCACCTAACCTGGGAAGCAACAGAGAAGGGTTCGATATACTGGTCGATGCGATAGGGAAGGCCGGATATACTCCCGGCGACCAGGTAGGTATAGCGGTAGACGTAGCCGCCTCCGAGCTGTTCTCCGACGGAGTATACTCGTTTAAGGGAGAGGGCAAGTCCTTTTCCGCCGAGGATCTCAACGGTTACTATGAAGGTCTGTGCAGGGATTACCCCATAGTCTCCATAGAGGACGGAATGGCAGAGGAAGACTGGGAGGGCTTTGCCCTGATGACCGAGACCTTGGGCGATAAGATCCAGATCGTGGGAGACGATCTTTTCGTCACCAATCGAGATCGCCTGAGCAAAGGAATAGAGATGAACTCCGCAAACTCCATATTGATAAAACTCAACCAGATAGGTACTCTGACCGAGACTCTTGAGGTCATAAGGACGGCTAAAAACGCCGGTTTCTCCACCGTTATATCTCATCGTTCAGGTGAAACCTCGGACACTTTTATCTCCGACTTATCCGTTGCTGTGTCGGCGGGACAGATAAAAACAGGAGCTCCTGCCAGAACCGACCGAGTCGCCAAGTACAATCAGCTTCTTCGTATAGAGGAAGCTATAGGCTGTTGCACCCCTTATGCCGGGTCCTCCTCTATAAGAGGGCTTAAGGTTCGTAGGTGAAGGTTGCACCATCGATGGCGGATGAGGGATGCGGATGAAGGTCGCGGAACCTACGGTAGAGCGA is a window from the Dethiosulfovibrio russensis genome containing:
- the rpoD gene encoding RNA polymerase sigma factor RpoD — encoded protein: MKHIVDQQEVNDDLDIGADHTEIVLDQYLDKIKEILLEGQSKGFVTKEDIKRHMTPQTLNEVLLEKIYDNLRALGIDIQGIDDEDEKKGDDSSSRVSGESVSSDSGGGGDPVRMYLREIGTIPLLNQPQEVELAKRIEMGDDEAKSQLIEANLRLVVSIAKKYMGRGMLFLDLIQEGNLGLIRAVEKFDYSRGYKFSTYATWWIRQAITRAIADQARTIRIPVHMVETINKVMRASRNLVQSLGREPTDEEIAAEMGIEPAKVVQIRKVAQEPISLESPVGEEDDSELGDFIEDKDMISPDDSTSMEFLRDQLDDVLEGLTDREKQVLRLRFGFDDGQCYTLEDVGRRFGVTRERIRQIEAKALRKLRHPSRSVTLRDYMS
- a CDS encoding RNA-binding S4 domain-containing protein: MAIRLDKFLKLARLVKRRTVAQEMVEAGAVRIDGRKVKPSSDVKVGSTLEVAFPRRLLVVEVLVDEETVLKRRGCEPYSLIEDKRVDPETKLWDR
- the eno gene encoding phosphopyruvate hydratase: MSTIVGIHGREILDSRGNPTIEVEVALECGVIGRAAVPSGASTGTFEAVELRDGGSRYMGKGVLKAVENVNERIASEIVGMDVSEQSYIDGSMIDLDGTPNKGDLGANAILGVSLAVARAASDYYDMPLWGYIGGLGPFTLPTPMMNVINGGAHADNNLDIQEFMVMPYGASSFSEALRMNVEIYHTLKKMLKEKGYSTSLGDEGGFAPNLGSNREGFDILVDAIGKAGYTPGDQVGIAVDVAASELFSDGVYSFKGEGKSFSAEDLNGYYEGLCRDYPIVSIEDGMAEEDWEGFALMTETLGDKIQIVGDDLFVTNRDRLSKGIEMNSANSILIKLNQIGTLTETLEVIRTAKNAGFSTVISHRSGETSDTFISDLSVAVSAGQIKTGAPARTDRVAKYNQLLRIEEAIGCCTPYAGSSSIRGLKVRR